From the genome of Streptomyces sp. NBC_00659, one region includes:
- a CDS encoding cyclopropane-fatty-acyl-phospholipid synthase family protein has translation MQDAAPRLKGLVEQLLGAPLPLRVRAWDGSEAGPPAAPALVVRNRRALRRLLWKPGELGLARAWVSGDLGVEGDLYTALDLISGLVWERPEDARGLGAALRDPEVRAAARGLVRMAGLPLPPAPPPEEVRRNRHLHTKRSDRSAISHHYDVGNEFYELVLGPSMVYSCAYWEEGGTLEEAQRDKLELVARKLALKPGQRLLDVGCGWGSMAVHAARDHGVRVVGVTLSQEQAAYARKRVAEEGLTDRVEIRVQDYRDVTDGPYDAISSIGMAEHVGAERYLEYAEVLGGLLVPGGRLLNHQIARRPQRDESSYAVDPFIDAYVFPDGELAPVGTTVTQLERAGFEVRDVEVLREHYALTLRRWVANLEAGWSRAVRLTGVGRARVWRLYMAASAVAFERNQIGVNQVLAVKTRGGAGPSGMPLRARTWN, from the coding sequence ATGCAGGACGCCGCGCCGCGTCTCAAAGGCCTTGTCGAACAGTTGCTGGGAGCCCCGCTCCCGTTGCGCGTGCGCGCCTGGGACGGTTCGGAAGCGGGTCCGCCCGCGGCTCCGGCGCTCGTCGTCCGCAACCGGCGGGCCCTGCGCCGACTGCTGTGGAAGCCGGGCGAGTTGGGACTCGCCCGCGCCTGGGTCTCGGGTGACCTCGGCGTCGAGGGGGACCTGTACACCGCCCTGGACCTGATCTCCGGGCTCGTGTGGGAGCGCCCCGAGGACGCGCGCGGGCTCGGGGCGGCGCTGCGTGACCCCGAGGTGCGCGCGGCGGCCCGCGGGCTGGTGAGGATGGCCGGGCTGCCGCTGCCGCCCGCCCCGCCCCCCGAGGAGGTGCGCCGGAACCGCCACCTGCACACCAAGCGCAGCGACCGGAGCGCCATCAGCCACCACTACGACGTCGGCAACGAGTTCTACGAGCTCGTCCTCGGCCCGTCCATGGTCTACTCGTGCGCCTACTGGGAGGAGGGCGGCACCCTGGAGGAGGCGCAGCGCGACAAGCTCGAACTCGTCGCCCGGAAGCTGGCTCTGAAGCCCGGTCAGCGGCTCCTCGACGTCGGCTGCGGCTGGGGCTCGATGGCCGTGCACGCCGCCCGCGACCACGGCGTGCGGGTGGTCGGGGTGACGCTGTCGCAGGAACAGGCCGCGTACGCCCGTAAACGGGTCGCGGAAGAGGGCCTGACCGACCGGGTGGAGATCAGGGTTCAGGACTACCGGGACGTCACCGACGGGCCCTACGACGCGATCTCCTCCATCGGCATGGCCGAACACGTCGGCGCCGAGCGCTACCTGGAGTACGCCGAGGTGCTCGGCGGCCTCCTCGTCCCCGGCGGGCGGCTGCTCAACCACCAGATCGCCCGGCGCCCGCAGCGCGACGAGTCGTCGTACGCCGTCGACCCGTTCATCGACGCCTATGTGTTCCCCGACGGCGAACTCGCGCCCGTCGGGACGACCGTGACGCAGCTCGAGCGGGCCGGGTTCGAGGTGCGTGACGTCGAGGTCCTGCGCGAGCACTACGCGCTCACCCTGCGCCGCTGGGTCGCCAATCTGGAGGCCGGGTGGTCCCGTGCCGTCCGGCTCACCGGTGTCGGCCGGGCCCGCGTCTGGCGCCTGTACATGGCGGCCAGCGCGGTCGCCTTCGAACGCAACCAGATCGGCGTCAACCAGGTGCTGGCGGTGAAGACCCGGGGCGGGGCGGGCCCGTCCGGGATGCCGCTGCGGGCGAGGACCTGGAACTGA
- a CDS encoding ABC transporter permease, giving the protein MLRTALRNVFAHKARLLMTVLAVLLGVAFVSGTLVFTNTISDAYQKSSAKGFDQVDVAIRPKSAADTDDTLGRRHDLTRPLLDKAAGVPGAASAIGVVNGFTAIAGKDGKLIGGGFQSQGGNFWGDKDPRYPLTAGHAPHGTGEIAIDAETARRAGYKVGDTVRLSVDGPVLKPVVTGVFRTDDGNVAAGGSLALFDTATAQRLFHSSGTYDEIDVKAAPGTSQSALREALDAVVPKDTASTVTGRQLADDQAEQISAAMSGMKTGLLVFAGIALFVGTFIIANTFTMLVAQRTKELALLRAVGASRRQVTRSVLIEAFVVGAVAAVGGLAAGIGIGAAMRSLMGTLGATVPDGPLVVSPGTVATALLVGVLITMLAAWLPGRRAAKIPPVAAMSSVHAKATTKSLVLRNTIGALLAAAGVAVVLYATTMDGSDGQAPMGLGAVLLIIGVFVLTPLLSRPLIAAAAPVLRIFGISGKLARQNSLRNPRRTAATASALMIGLTLITGMTVMAGSLQKSIDKMASSAIRADYVVSMANGNSLSPDIGKKLAGVDGVTDTSPLRNAPSRIDRQTEFLTGVTGSAIGKLTDLDVTDGAFEVGGTGVVVDSDTAGSHGWKAGSRFQVSYEDGAKESLTVAGVYEANEMIRGIILDNATLSPHQRGASDMQVMVKTAGGASAAVKDRLEKALGDNPAVKVQDKKDISDGIAQMFTLMLNMLYGLLAMAVVVAVLGVVNTLAMSVFERSQEIGMLRAIGLDRKGIKRMVRLESLVISLFGGVLGIGLGVFFGWAAGRLLGSRMSTYELVLPWGRMAVFLLLAATVGVLAALWPARRAARLNMLTAIKSE; this is encoded by the coding sequence ATGCTCCGTACCGCCTTGCGCAACGTGTTCGCGCACAAGGCCAGGCTCCTGATGACCGTGCTCGCCGTCCTGCTCGGCGTCGCCTTCGTCTCGGGGACCCTGGTCTTCACCAACACCATCTCGGACGCCTACCAGAAGAGCTCCGCCAAGGGCTTCGACCAGGTCGACGTCGCCATCCGCCCCAAGAGCGCGGCGGACACGGACGACACCCTCGGCAGGAGGCACGACCTGACCCGGCCCCTGCTCGACAAGGCGGCCGGAGTACCGGGAGCGGCCTCCGCGATCGGTGTCGTCAACGGCTTCACCGCCATCGCCGGCAAGGACGGCAAACTCATCGGCGGCGGCTTCCAGTCGCAGGGCGGCAACTTCTGGGGCGACAAGGACCCCCGCTATCCCCTGACGGCCGGACACGCGCCGCACGGCACCGGCGAGATCGCGATAGACGCCGAGACCGCGAGGCGGGCCGGCTACAAGGTCGGCGACACCGTACGCCTCTCGGTCGACGGCCCCGTCCTCAAGCCCGTCGTGACCGGCGTCTTCCGCACGGACGACGGCAACGTGGCCGCCGGCGGCAGCCTCGCCCTGTTCGACACCGCGACCGCGCAGCGGTTGTTCCACTCGTCCGGCACCTACGACGAGATCGACGTGAAGGCAGCGCCGGGCACCAGCCAGAGCGCGCTGCGCGAGGCGCTCGACGCCGTCGTACCGAAGGACACCGCCTCCACCGTCACCGGCCGGCAGCTCGCCGACGACCAGGCCGAGCAGATCTCCGCGGCGATGAGCGGCATGAAGACGGGCCTGCTGGTCTTCGCCGGGATCGCGCTGTTCGTCGGCACCTTCATCATCGCCAACACCTTCACCATGCTGGTCGCCCAGCGCACCAAGGAACTGGCGCTGCTGCGCGCCGTCGGTGCCTCCCGCCGCCAGGTCACCCGGTCGGTGCTGATCGAGGCCTTCGTGGTCGGCGCGGTGGCGGCCGTCGGCGGGCTCGCCGCGGGCATCGGCATCGGCGCCGCGATGCGCTCCCTGATGGGCACGCTCGGCGCCACGGTCCCGGACGGCCCGCTGGTCGTCTCGCCCGGCACCGTCGCCACGGCACTGCTCGTCGGCGTCCTCATCACGATGCTGGCCGCCTGGCTGCCGGGCCGCCGCGCCGCGAAGATCCCGCCGGTCGCCGCGATGAGCAGCGTCCACGCGAAGGCGACGACGAAGTCCCTGGTCCTGCGGAACACGATCGGCGCCCTGCTCGCCGCCGCGGGTGTCGCCGTGGTCCTCTACGCCACGACGATGGACGGCTCCGACGGCCAGGCCCCGATGGGTCTCGGCGCGGTGCTGCTCATCATCGGCGTCTTCGTCCTCACCCCGCTGCTGTCCCGCCCGCTGATCGCCGCGGCGGCCCCGGTCCTGCGGATCTTCGGGATCTCCGGCAAGCTGGCCCGGCAGAACTCGCTGCGCAATCCGCGCCGTACGGCCGCCACCGCCTCGGCGCTGATGATCGGTCTCACGCTGATCACCGGCATGACGGTGATGGCGGGCAGCCTGCAGAAGTCGATCGACAAGATGGCCAGTTCGGCGATCAGGGCGGACTACGTCGTGTCGATGGCCAACGGCAACTCCCTCTCCCCGGACATCGGGAAGAAGCTCGCCGGGGTCGACGGCGTCACCGACACCAGCCCGCTGCGCAACGCGCCCTCCCGCATCGACCGGCAGACGGAGTTCCTGACCGGCGTCACGGGCTCGGCCATCGGCAAGCTCACCGATCTCGACGTCACCGACGGCGCCTTCGAGGTCGGCGGCACCGGGGTCGTGGTCGACTCGGACACGGCCGGGTCCCACGGCTGGAAGGCCGGTTCCCGCTTCCAGGTCTCCTACGAGGACGGCGCGAAGGAGAGCCTGACCGTCGCCGGGGTGTACGAGGCCAACGAGATGATCCGGGGCATCATCCTCGACAACGCCACGCTCTCCCCGCACCAGCGCGGCGCCTCCGACATGCAGGTCATGGTGAAGACGGCGGGCGGCGCCTCGGCCGCGGTCAAGGACCGGCTGGAGAAGGCCCTCGGCGACAACCCCGCCGTCAAGGTCCAGGACAAGAAGGACATCTCCGACGGCATCGCGCAGATGTTCACGCTGATGCTGAACATGCTCTACGGCCTGCTGGCGATGGCGGTGGTCGTCGCCGTCCTCGGCGTCGTCAACACCCTCGCTATGTCGGTCTTCGAGCGCTCGCAGGAGATCGGGATGCTCCGCGCGATCGGCCTGGACCGCAAGGGCATCAAGCGGATGGTCCGTCTGGAGTCCCTGGTCATCTCGCTCTTCGGCGGTGTCCTCGGCATCGGTCTCGGCGTGTTCTTCGGCTGGGCGGCCGGCCGGTTGCTGGGCAGCAGGATGTCGACGTACGAACTGGTCCTGCCCTGGGGCCGGATGGCGGTCTTCCTCCTGCTCGCGGCGACGGTCGGCGTCCTGGCGGCGCTCTGGCCGGCCCGCCGGGCGGCCCGTCTGAACATGCTGACGGCGATCAAGTCGGAGTAA